One Spartinivicinus poritis genomic region harbors:
- a CDS encoding nitroreductase family protein codes for MEILTALHNRVSKPRLVEPGPSDEQLAGIFQAALRAPDHAMLKPWRFLTIAGTGLEKLGQLFAEAAKQDQPDLSQEALNKYLGMPLRAPMIIVVICSPKPHLKVPEVEQILSTGAATQNMLLACHGMELGAMWRTGAMAYHTHVKAGLGIGTDELLAGFLYVGTPQGSTKRIPELNLTDFVQNWPLNKK; via the coding sequence ATGGAAATCTTAACTGCATTACATAATCGAGTCTCAAAGCCTAGATTAGTTGAGCCTGGGCCTTCAGACGAACAGTTAGCGGGTATTTTTCAGGCAGCTTTAAGAGCGCCTGATCACGCCATGCTAAAACCATGGCGTTTTTTAACGATAGCGGGGACAGGGCTAGAGAAGTTAGGGCAACTGTTTGCTGAAGCTGCGAAACAAGATCAGCCTGACTTAAGTCAAGAGGCGTTGAACAAATACTTAGGTATGCCATTGCGTGCACCCATGATTATTGTAGTGATTTGCAGCCCAAAGCCACACCTAAAAGTACCCGAAGTGGAACAAATCCTGTCAACTGGTGCAGCCACTCAAAATATGTTGCTGGCTTGTCATGGCATGGAACTGGGTGCTATGTGGCGAACAGGTGCGATGGCATATCATACTCATGTTAAAGCTGGACTGGGTATTGGCACAGATGAGTTGCTCGCGGGCTTTTTATATGTGGGTACACCACAAGGCTCAACTAAACGAATACCTGAATTAAATTTGACAGATTTTGTACAAAACTGGCCTTTAAACAAAAAATAA